A region of Elusimicrobiota bacterium DNA encodes the following proteins:
- the rpmJ gene encoding 50S ribosomal protein L36 codes for MKVRASVKPICSKCRVQRRHRKLYVLCSNPRHKQRQG; via the coding sequence ATGAAAGTTCGCGCATCGGTCAAACCCATTTGCAGCAAGTGCCGCGTTCAACGCCGGCACCGAAAGCTTTATGTTCTTTGCTCGAATCCCCGGCACAAACAGCGCCAGGGATGA
- the rpsM gene encoding 30S ribosomal protein S13: MARVSGIDLPKHKRVDVALRYLYGIGPSRSVQILEVTGVQPATRVKDLTEAEVSKINTEIAKNFKVEGDLRREISANVRRLIEIGAYRGSRHRRNLPARGQRTKSNARTRRGRRRTVGSAKPGTGAAPAAAPGK, encoded by the coding sequence ATGGCTCGCGTCTCGGGGATCGATCTCCCAAAACATAAACGCGTGGACGTCGCGTTGCGATATCTCTACGGCATCGGCCCGTCCCGCTCTGTCCAGATTCTTGAAGTCACGGGGGTCCAGCCCGCCACTCGCGTGAAGGATCTCACCGAGGCCGAGGTTTCCAAGATCAACACGGAAATCGCAAAGAATTTCAAAGTGGAAGGCGACTTGCGGCGGGAAATTTCGGCCAACGTGCGCCGCCTGATCGAAATCGGAGCTTACCGCGGATCCCGCCACCGGCGGAACTTGCCGGCGCGTGGGCAACGCACGAAATCCAACGCCCGCACCCGGCGGGGACGGCGGCGGACCGTCGGTTCGGCCAAGCCCGGCACGGGCGCCGCGCCGGCCGCGGCCCCGGGCAAATAG
- the rpsD gene encoding 30S ribosomal protein S4, translated as MARYTGPVCKLCRREGVKLFLKGDRCYAKCPIDKEGAAVPPGQHARRRAGKPTEYGKRLREKQKARRMSGVLERQFRRMFAVAAHEKGNTGENLLRLLETRLDNVVRRLGFSTSPRAARQLVFHGNIRVNGQLVDIPSYQVQPGELVSVADGLKGNLFVKRSLQAASQRGLPAWLEWDGSIARAIKGSVDDISLDGVTLAGKMKAWPTRAEMSYPVNEQFIVELYSK; from the coding sequence GTGGCTCGATACACAGGTCCAGTGTGCAAGCTGTGCCGGCGCGAAGGCGTGAAGCTCTTTTTGAAGGGCGACCGTTGCTACGCCAAATGCCCCATTGATAAGGAAGGCGCCGCGGTTCCTCCCGGCCAGCACGCGCGTCGGCGCGCCGGGAAACCGACGGAATACGGCAAACGCCTTCGGGAAAAGCAGAAAGCCCGGCGCATGTCCGGGGTGTTGGAACGACAGTTCCGACGGATGTTCGCGGTGGCGGCCCACGAAAAAGGGAACACCGGGGAGAACCTGCTCCGGCTTCTGGAAACGCGGCTCGATAACGTGGTTCGCCGCCTCGGGTTCTCGACCTCGCCCCGCGCGGCCCGTCAGTTGGTTTTCCACGGAAACATACGGGTGAACGGCCAATTGGTGGACATCCCGTCCTACCAGGTTCAACCCGGCGAGTTGGTGTCGGTGGCGGACGGCTTGAAGGGAAACCTTTTCGTGAAACGCTCGCTTCAAGCGGCGTCCCAGCGGGGCCTGCCGGCGTGGCTGGAGTGGGACGGAAGCATCGCCCGCGCCATCAAGGGGTCGGTGGACGACATCAGCCTGGACGGCGTCACGCTGGCCGGTAAAATGAAGGCCTGGCCAACGCGCGCGGAAATGTCCTACCCGGTGAACGAACAGTTCATCGTCGAGCTTTACAGCAAGTAA
- the rpsK gene encoding 30S ribosomal protein S11 has translation MKKEGAKGTPDAKTGAAKPAARPSGGPAPKTKKKIWRDIANARVYIQSSFNNTIVSITDERGNVMVWATAGSAGFKGTKKGTPFAAQVTADNAAKKAITLGVKTVSVFVKGPGSGRETAIRALQGAGLVVTSIKDVTPIPHDGCRPPKARRV, from the coding sequence ATGAAAAAAGAAGGCGCGAAAGGGACGCCGGACGCCAAAACCGGAGCGGCAAAACCCGCCGCCCGGCCGTCCGGTGGACCGGCGCCCAAAACGAAAAAGAAGATCTGGCGGGACATCGCCAACGCGCGCGTGTACATCCAGTCGTCGTTCAACAACACCATCGTCAGCATCACCGACGAGCGGGGCAACGTGATGGTGTGGGCCACGGCGGGGAGCGCGGGGTTCAAGGGCACAAAGAAAGGAACGCCGTTTGCCGCGCAAGTGACCGCCGACAACGCCGCCAAGAAGGCGATTACCCTAGGCGTCAAGACTGTTTCGGTTTTCGTGAAAGGTCCGGGCTCGGGGCGGGAAACCGCGATCCGCGCGCTCCAAGGCGCGGGGCTGGTGGTCACCTCGATCAAAGACGTGACGCCCATCCCGCACGACGGATGCCGTCCGCCGAAGGCGCGAAGAGTTTAG